The genomic DNA CATGTCCCTGCGCGCCGTGCGGCAACTGCGCCATGTCCGCGCCTTCTATGCGGCAGGAGTCCTGTTGTGGGCCGCCGCAGCAATCTGGACGGGATGGACCCATCCCGCAAGCCGGCAGATGTGGGTCTCCGTACTTCTCCTGGCGGTCTTCACAAGCCTGCTGTTCACGACTTCCCTGTGGCTGTGGCGCCTCCAAGCCGGCACAGCAGGCAGGCCGGCGCATCACGCTGCACCGCGACAGGTGGTCGCCCGACGCCGCGCGAACGCCTGAGCCCGACAGTCGCGTAGCCCCCTTCGAAACCAGGCCCTGCCCGCCTCAAGCGGGCCCATGCTCCTGGAGGCGCAGCCGGAAGGACCGCGGGGCACCAGAGAAGTGCAGCGGGGCCGCCGAGGGGGCGTCGCCCGTTACCTGAGGCGGTGTCAGGGCATTCGGAGATACATGAATCGAGATGCGGTAATGCAGGCCGCCTCCGACGGCGGCAGTCCAGTTTTCATCCCGATCTTGTGCGCCTTGCTGATCATGGGGCTGGTTCAAGTCGTACGTCCGCAACTGCTCTGGAAGATGAATAGGAACCTGCAGCGGGGATGGGTGAAGAACCCGGACGCGACCGAGCCCACCAGCAAGGGATATGCCATGCAGCGAGTGACGGGGCTGCTCTTCCTGGCGGTCGCCACATGGATGCTGGTGCAGCAGATCTGACTGGAAGCCAGACGAGCCGCAGGCTGCAACCCGGGGGA from Streptomyces avermitilis MA-4680 = NBRC 14893 includes the following:
- a CDS encoding DUF6199 family natural product biosynthesis protein: MNRDAVMQAASDGGSPVFIPILCALLIMGLVQVVRPQLLWKMNRNLQRGWVKNPDATEPTSKGYAMQRVTGLLFLAVATWMLVQQI